A single region of the Saprospiraceae bacterium genome encodes:
- a CDS encoding OmpA family protein has protein sequence MKFKSIFGLVITVLLMGTNLSGQNYTTQKSLKGKWQKQFAKADEAAGREQFEEALALLNDILAEVPDFADGYYLRAGVQFEMGQREQAELDFEKLLVIAPDYNIRAIYRLARTELVLAKYEEAVAHFRQYLAANPKSGVREAIAEKLLADALFAAEAVKHPVPFEPDNLGPNINTTGQEYLPAFTADGEYLVYTTRINGQEDFYYSRKVKGEWQLGQPLEQLNTPMNEGAQSISADGRLLIFTACAGGGDVGGCDLYYSEYKGSGWTRPEKIPGEVNSKYWESQPALSADGKTLFFASDRPGGLGRRDIWMSKLQTNGQWGPPTNLGDSINTPDHDQCPFLHSDGQTLYFCSDGWPGMGGNDLYFSRRTPDGKWGKPTNLGYPINTTANEGTLVVSLDGKTAYFATDKNTLSTRVTGKEAPKTVNNDIYSFPLYEAARPLPVTYVKAKVFDSRTKEQLEAQVEFFDLTTGQLHAIVATNSAGEFLVTLPKGRDYALNVSKKGYLFFSENFALAANNTLDKPYLLNIGLEQITKPSAENKASQPIILHNVFFESGSAQLLNSSQNELEKLYQLLQSQSKLSIQINGHTDNVGSEADNLRLSEDRAKAVYQWLIDKGVAAERLQFKGFGESQPIDSNDTEEGRQKNRRTEFVVL, from the coding sequence ATGAAATTTAAAAGCATTTTCGGACTGGTGATAACGGTATTGCTAATGGGCACTAACCTAAGCGGACAAAACTATACAACACAAAAAAGCTTAAAAGGAAAGTGGCAAAAGCAGTTTGCTAAGGCGGATGAAGCCGCTGGGAGAGAGCAATTTGAGGAGGCCTTGGCCTTGCTAAATGATATATTGGCGGAAGTACCTGATTTTGCGGATGGTTATTACCTCAGGGCAGGCGTGCAATTTGAGATGGGACAACGTGAACAGGCAGAGCTGGATTTTGAAAAATTATTAGTCATTGCACCAGATTATAATATTCGGGCCATTTATCGACTTGCGCGGACAGAGCTGGTATTAGCTAAATATGAGGAAGCTGTCGCACATTTTCGGCAATATCTGGCAGCAAATCCCAAGAGTGGCGTCAGGGAGGCCATCGCTGAAAAGCTGTTAGCCGATGCCCTTTTTGCGGCCGAAGCCGTCAAGCACCCCGTTCCGTTTGAACCAGATAATTTGGGACCAAACATCAATACCACGGGGCAGGAATACCTCCCCGCCTTCACGGCTGATGGAGAATATTTGGTGTATACGACCAGGATTAATGGCCAGGAAGATTTTTATTATAGCCGAAAGGTAAAGGGCGAGTGGCAACTTGGTCAACCGCTAGAGCAATTGAATACACCGATGAATGAAGGCGCGCAAAGCATTTCTGCCGATGGCAGATTGTTGATCTTTACTGCTTGTGCTGGCGGCGGTGACGTTGGGGGCTGCGATCTTTATTATTCGGAGTATAAAGGCAGCGGTTGGACCAGGCCAGAAAAAATTCCAGGCGAGGTGAATAGCAAGTATTGGGAATCTCAACCAGCCCTTTCGGCGGATGGGAAAACGCTTTTTTTTGCGAGCGATAGGCCGGGTGGACTGGGTCGAAGAGATATTTGGATGAGCAAGCTTCAAACCAATGGACAATGGGGACCGCCTACCAACCTAGGCGATTCGATCAATACACCCGATCATGACCAATGCCCTTTTCTGCACTCAGATGGACAAACCCTTTATTTTTGTTCAGATGGCTGGCCAGGAATGGGGGGCAACGACCTGTACTTCTCTCGTCGTACGCCTGATGGAAAATGGGGCAAGCCAACTAACCTTGGGTATCCTATTAATACAACGGCCAATGAAGGCACTTTGGTGGTTAGTTTGGATGGTAAAACAGCTTATTTTGCTACAGATAAAAACACCCTTTCGACCAGGGTGACGGGCAAGGAAGCACCCAAGACCGTCAATAATGATATCTATAGCTTCCCTTTATATGAGGCGGCCCGGCCACTTCCTGTTACTTACGTGAAGGCCAAGGTATTTGATAGCCGAACGAAAGAACAGCTGGAGGCGCAGGTGGAGTTCTTTGACCTTACAACAGGGCAGCTACACGCCATCGTAGCCACCAATAGTGCTGGCGAATTTTTGGTTACCCTTCCGAAAGGACGAGATTATGCCCTTAATGTCTCCAAAAAAGGCTATCTTTTTTTCTCCGAAAACTTTGCCCTGGCGGCGAATAATACCTTGGACAAACCCTATTTATTGAATATCGGGTTGGAGCAGATTACTAAACCTTCTGCGGAAAATAAAGCTTCCCAACCGATCATCCTTCACAATGTTTTTTTTGAATCTGGCTCCGCCCAATTATTGAATAGCTCTCAAAACGAATTGGAAAAACTCTATCAACTACTGCAATCTCAAAGCAAGTTGAGCATCCAGATCAATGGTCATACAGATAATGTGGGTTCAGAAGCTGACAACCTACGCTTGTCAGAAGATCGGGCTAAGGCGGTTTATCAATGGCTCATTGATAAAGGGGTGGCAGCGGAGCGTTTGCAATTCAAGGGATTTGGTGAAAGCCAACCTATTGATTCAAATGACACGGAGGAGGGACGACAAAAGAATAGGCGGACGGAATTCGTGGTCTTATAG
- a CDS encoding TolC family protein → MVAKRSLLIIFGYLLAFVLPMRGQSSATLELADCQQLALSRYPLQQQKPLLEQAHRLKLAQLDAQRMPSIFWKAKTTYQSETVSLPFVLPGQDAAFKVPKFNGQTTLEGNYVLYDGGAINANQALQAAMLAKDLQAVEVSLYPVKEQVQQLYFGVLLLRTQDQVLANSIGDLQQRLANLAALEKHGVGLPLNSHKLEVQVLTLEKRRADLQGQEESLLALLGDLMGQTLTAETILAPPSIPAVTFDEGSQRPELSLFSKQKQVILEQSKLIDIQQKPKVSAFLQAGVGYANPLNFFDDNLSPFAIGGIQFQWNIWDGKQGQKQKDWLLVQSQLVDNQAATFEYQQRLLDQQYLKEAQKIATLMVRDKEVIQLQETILQQVNAQLAQGIITSTEYVSELNTQINAKLELALHELQLQQLKVTYLTKKGVL, encoded by the coding sequence ATGGTAGCAAAGCGAAGTTTATTAATCATATTTGGGTATCTACTAGCATTTGTGTTACCTATGAGGGGGCAGTCCTCTGCCACCTTAGAACTGGCAGACTGTCAGCAATTGGCACTCAGTCGCTATCCCTTACAACAGCAGAAGCCTTTGCTGGAGCAAGCTCATCGACTAAAGTTGGCACAGTTGGACGCCCAGCGGATGCCTAGCATTTTTTGGAAGGCAAAAACGACCTATCAATCGGAGACCGTTTCACTTCCTTTTGTATTACCTGGCCAGGATGCAGCGTTCAAGGTCCCCAAATTTAACGGACAGACGACCCTGGAAGGCAACTATGTCTTGTATGATGGAGGAGCCATTAATGCGAACCAGGCCCTTCAGGCAGCTATGCTTGCCAAAGACCTTCAGGCCGTAGAGGTGTCACTTTACCCTGTGAAGGAACAAGTTCAACAGCTTTATTTCGGGGTGTTGTTGTTGAGGACCCAGGATCAGGTACTTGCCAACTCGATAGGTGATCTTCAGCAGCGGTTGGCCAACCTCGCTGCGTTGGAAAAACACGGCGTGGGATTACCTTTGAATAGCCATAAATTGGAGGTTCAGGTATTGACCTTAGAAAAGCGCCGGGCTGATCTGCAGGGGCAGGAAGAAAGTTTATTGGCACTTTTGGGTGACTTGATGGGGCAAACCCTTACGGCCGAAACCATACTTGCACCGCCTTCTATCCCTGCTGTCACCTTTGATGAAGGTTCTCAGCGGCCAGAGCTTAGCTTATTTTCCAAACAAAAACAGGTCATCTTGGAACAAAGCAAGCTGATAGATATACAACAGAAACCCAAGGTAAGTGCCTTCTTGCAAGCTGGGGTTGGCTATGCTAACCCGCTCAATTTTTTTGATGACAACCTTAGTCCTTTTGCCATCGGAGGCATACAGTTTCAGTGGAATATTTGGGATGGAAAACAGGGACAAAAACAGAAAGACTGGCTGCTCGTTCAATCTCAGTTAGTCGATAATCAGGCAGCCACCTTTGAATACCAACAGCGTTTATTGGATCAGCAATATTTGAAGGAAGCACAGAAGATAGCAACACTCATGGTACGTGACAAGGAAGTGATTCAACTCCAGGAGACTATTTTGCAACAAGTGAATGCACAATTAGCGCAGGGAATTATTACCTCGACCGAATATGTAAGCGAACTGAATACCCAAATAAACGCAAAACTGGAATTAGCGCTGCACGAGCTTCAATTGCAGCAATTAAAAGTAACATACCTCACCAAAAAAGGGGTTCTGTAA
- a CDS encoding class I SAM-dependent methyltransferase, which yields MKLYRELANWWHLLSAPEEYAEEAGLYWEVISKYKTNIKNTLELGSGGGNNAYHLKQKCNFTLTDLSPEMISISKKINPECVHFVGDMRSIQLNQTFDLVFIHDAIMLMTTEQDLEAVFQVAKKHLKEDGLLFIAPDFFKETFEPSTDHGGHDDEYRSIRYLEWTLDSDPNDHVVETNYAYIMKDIDGTTTFENDQAKEGLFSKKTWKTLLEKTGFEVFFEPIDHSEFEPNTYLGIVGIRR from the coding sequence ATGAAACTCTACCGTGAATTAGCAAACTGGTGGCATTTATTATCTGCCCCTGAAGAATATGCTGAGGAAGCTGGGCTTTATTGGGAAGTCATTTCAAAATATAAGACCAACATTAAAAATACCCTTGAATTGGGTAGCGGTGGGGGGAACAATGCCTATCACCTGAAGCAAAAATGTAACTTCACCTTGACGGATCTTTCCCCAGAAATGATCAGCATCAGCAAAAAAATCAACCCAGAATGTGTACATTTTGTAGGTGATATGAGGAGCATTCAATTAAATCAGACTTTTGATTTGGTCTTTATCCATGATGCGATTATGTTAATGACCACAGAACAAGATCTGGAAGCCGTCTTTCAAGTCGCCAAAAAACACTTAAAAGAAGATGGTCTTTTATTTATTGCGCCAGATTTTTTCAAAGAGACTTTTGAGCCCAGTACGGACCACGGCGGGCACGATGACGAATATAGAAGCATTAGGTACCTGGAATGGACCTTAGACTCAGATCCAAATGATCATGTAGTCGAAACGAACTATGCCTACATCATGAAAGACATAGATGGCACCACCACTTTTGAAAATGACCAAGCCAAAGAAGGCCTTTTTTCAAAAAAAACCTGGAAAACATTGTTGGAAAAGACTGGATTTGAGGTGTTTTTTGAGCCAATAGACCATTCTGAATTTGAACCAAATACCTATTTGGGGATTGTCGGCATAAGACGGTAA
- a CDS encoding VWA domain-containing protein yields the protein MFRFEHSVYLYGLAFIPILVLFFVATWYYRKRALNRFGNPELLQHLMPEWSKYKHTVKFILLLSALSLLVVGWANPQWGSKKEKVKRKGIDVFIALDVSRSMLAQDISPSRLDRSKRFAQNLVDQLKGENLGVILFACNAYLQVPLTNDYAFAHMFVSTANPGMATSQGTAIGEAISLAEQSFPEENQKHKALIIISDGEDHDGEAVANATVARENGLLVFTIGVGDAQGSFIPVNQGGREDYLRDRSGNPVRSQLNEEMLKDVAKAGGGDYFNLLNGSEEVMNALKVRIDAIEKREMELRSFTEYESYFQYFIGLGLFLIILEFVLSYRKNRYLGDKDLFGA from the coding sequence ATGTTTCGATTTGAACATAGCGTTTATTTATACGGGTTAGCCTTTATCCCGATACTGGTGCTGTTTTTTGTGGCAACCTGGTACTACCGCAAGCGTGCCCTCAATCGCTTTGGCAATCCTGAATTACTCCAGCACCTGATGCCAGAGTGGTCGAAATACAAACATACCGTCAAATTTATTTTATTGTTGTCCGCCCTGAGCTTGTTGGTAGTAGGCTGGGCTAATCCGCAGTGGGGTAGTAAAAAAGAAAAAGTAAAACGAAAAGGCATAGACGTATTTATCGCCTTGGATGTTTCGCGCAGTATGTTGGCGCAGGATATCTCTCCTAGTCGGCTCGATCGTTCCAAACGTTTCGCCCAAAACCTGGTTGACCAGCTCAAAGGTGAAAACCTGGGTGTCATTTTATTTGCCTGCAATGCCTACCTGCAAGTCCCTCTAACCAACGATTATGCCTTTGCTCATATGTTTGTGTCCACCGCCAATCCGGGTATGGCCACCTCGCAAGGGACGGCTATCGGGGAAGCAATTAGCCTGGCCGAACAGTCTTTCCCTGAGGAAAACCAAAAACACAAAGCCCTGATTATTATTTCTGATGGAGAAGACCACGATGGAGAAGCAGTAGCCAATGCAACGGTAGCCAGAGAAAATGGCCTGTTGGTTTTCACCATCGGTGTGGGAGATGCCCAAGGTTCTTTTATCCCCGTTAACCAAGGTGGCAGGGAAGATTACCTAAGAGACCGGTCTGGGAACCCTGTGCGCTCCCAACTAAATGAAGAGATGCTCAAGGATGTAGCCAAAGCAGGTGGTGGGGATTACTTTAATTTATTGAACGGTTCGGAGGAAGTCATGAATGCCTTAAAGGTTAGGATTGATGCTATAGAAAAACGAGAAATGGAACTCCGGTCTTTTACAGAATATGAGAGTTATTTTCAATACTTTATCGGCCTGGGACTTTTTTTAATCATCCTGGAATTTGTATTGTCTTACCGAAAAAATCGCTACTTAGGAGACAAAGATTTATTTGGCGCTTAA
- a CDS encoding tetratricopeptide repeat protein — MMCTKKLSLLVLFLGLGIGVQAQSQHRLLRSGDKSYQKESFNKAEEDYRKALEKKPSSKGSYNLGNAIYQQKDRFDRAGEYYLDAAEKANDPVLKSNAYHNLGNAYFNQQKYKESIEAYKNSLRLQPKDMQTKQNLAQAQMMLRQQEQQQEQQQENSDQENQEDQENQDQEQQQQDQEQQQDQQQQNQDQQDDQESQPQESEEVPDLTREEAERLLKIMENEEQKTMEKMRRKQAKGCKSDKDW, encoded by the coding sequence ATGATGTGTACGAAAAAGTTATCCTTATTGGTTCTGTTTTTAGGCTTGGGAATAGGCGTCCAGGCCCAATCACAACATCGCTTGCTGCGCAGCGGAGATAAAAGCTATCAAAAAGAAAGTTTCAATAAAGCAGAGGAGGATTACCGAAAAGCCCTGGAGAAAAAACCTTCTTCGAAGGGGAGCTACAACCTCGGCAATGCCATTTACCAACAAAAAGATCGCTTCGATCGGGCTGGCGAATACTACCTGGATGCCGCTGAAAAAGCGAATGATCCGGTATTGAAATCAAATGCCTACCACAACCTCGGCAATGCTTATTTCAATCAACAAAAATACAAGGAAAGTATTGAGGCTTATAAAAACTCCCTGCGCTTGCAGCCCAAAGACATGCAAACCAAGCAAAACCTCGCCCAGGCTCAAATGATGTTGCGGCAACAAGAACAACAGCAGGAACAGCAACAAGAAAATAGCGATCAAGAAAACCAGGAAGATCAAGAAAACCAAGACCAGGAGCAACAACAGCAAGATCAGGAGCAACAACAGGACCAGCAACAGCAAAACCAGGATCAACAGGATGATCAAGAAAGTCAGCCGCAGGAATCCGAAGAAGTACCCGACCTGACCCGAGAAGAAGCCGAACGCCTGCTGAAGATTATGGAAAACGAAGAACAGAAAACAATGGAGAAGATGCGCCGAAAACAGGCAAAAGGTTGCAAATCAGATAAAGATTGGTAG
- a CDS encoding MoxR family ATPase, giving the protein MQSVDIEALNQQIYQDSAFVEHLNAETAKVIVGQHHMIERLMLGLLTKGHILLEGLPGLAKTLAINTLSSAVKAKFNRIQFTPDLLPADIIGTMIYNPSKNEFTVRKGPIFANFILADEINRAPAKVQSALLEAMQERQVTIGGDTYPLEEPFLVLATQNPIEQEGTYPLPEAQVDRFMLKVKITYPNKEEEREIIRRNMLSGGFPAVNPIIDPAAILKARESVNKVYMDEKIEKYILDIVFSTRNPGDYHLSSLKALINYGGSPRASIALAKSAKAYAFLKRRGYVIPEDVRQVCHDVLRHRIGLTYEAEAENVTQEDIINKILDTVEVP; this is encoded by the coding sequence ATGCAATCAGTAGATATCGAAGCGCTTAACCAGCAAATTTACCAAGATAGTGCCTTTGTTGAACATTTAAATGCAGAAACGGCAAAAGTTATTGTAGGTCAGCATCATATGATTGAACGACTGATGCTCGGACTACTAACCAAAGGTCATATCTTATTGGAAGGTTTACCCGGATTAGCAAAAACGTTAGCTATCAATACCTTATCCAGTGCTGTTAAAGCTAAGTTCAACAGGATACAGTTCACCCCTGATCTTCTGCCAGCGGATATCATTGGTACCATGATTTACAACCCGAGCAAAAACGAATTCACTGTTCGGAAGGGGCCTATCTTCGCCAACTTTATTCTCGCAGATGAAATCAACAGGGCACCTGCTAAGGTACAAAGTGCCTTGCTGGAAGCCATGCAGGAACGGCAAGTGACCATTGGCGGTGATACGTATCCATTGGAGGAACCCTTCCTCGTTTTGGCCACGCAAAACCCCATTGAGCAAGAGGGTACCTATCCGCTGCCCGAAGCACAAGTGGATCGGTTTATGTTGAAAGTAAAGATCACTTATCCAAATAAAGAGGAAGAACGAGAGATTATCCGGCGCAACATGCTAAGTGGCGGTTTCCCTGCGGTAAATCCGATCATAGATCCTGCGGCCATTCTAAAGGCAAGAGAATCGGTCAACAAAGTCTATATGGATGAAAAAATCGAGAAATACATCCTGGACATCGTATTCTCCACCCGAAATCCGGGCGATTATCACCTTAGTAGCCTAAAAGCTTTAATTAACTATGGCGGGTCACCCCGGGCAAGCATCGCCTTGGCCAAATCTGCCAAAGCCTACGCCTTCCTCAAGCGAAGGGGCTATGTCATCCCTGAGGATGTACGCCAGGTTTGTCACGATGTACTGCGCCACCGCATTGGCCTCACCTACGAAGCCGAAGCCGAAAATGTCACCCAAGAAGATATTATTAATAAAATTTTGGACACGGTAGAGGTGCCTTAG
- a CDS encoding VWA domain-containing protein, which yields MFGLFENITFVNPIFFALLLLLPGIGWWYFRNYPQRYAPMRMSTLEGLENVQSIRGRLRSLLPILRVLSFIALVVALARPQRVLKEEEVIAEGIDISLAMDLSSSMLAQDFQPNRLEVSKRVAADFVRQRQYDRIGLVVFAGEAFTQCPLTTDHMVLNEFLSKLECGILEDGTAIGMGLATAVNRLKESESKSKVVILLTDGVNNTGYQSPMLAAKIAKEFGIKVYTIGVGSMGETRAPVSRRSDGKYVLGLVRVEIDEALLREIAEMTGGKYYRAVNEQSLEQIYASIDELEKTKIEVTSFKRYSEEYHYFAFWGLLFLLLEVILRYTVLRAIP from the coding sequence ATGTTCGGATTATTTGAAAATATAACCTTTGTAAATCCCATTTTCTTTGCCTTGCTATTGTTATTGCCGGGCATCGGCTGGTGGTATTTTCGCAATTACCCGCAACGCTACGCTCCGATGCGTATGTCAACCTTAGAAGGCTTGGAAAATGTGCAGTCTATCCGTGGCCGTTTGCGGTCTTTGCTGCCTATTTTGCGGGTATTGTCCTTTATAGCCCTGGTCGTCGCCTTGGCTCGGCCACAACGCGTTCTTAAAGAAGAGGAAGTCATTGCTGAAGGCATTGATATTAGCCTGGCCATGGATCTATCTAGTAGCATGCTCGCCCAGGATTTTCAACCCAATCGCCTGGAAGTGAGCAAACGGGTCGCCGCCGACTTTGTTCGCCAACGCCAATACGACCGCATTGGGCTCGTCGTTTTTGCGGGCGAAGCCTTCACCCAGTGTCCACTGACCACCGACCACATGGTGCTGAATGAATTTTTGAGTAAATTGGAATGTGGCATTCTGGAAGATGGGACGGCTATCGGGATGGGGCTGGCAACTGCGGTCAACCGCCTGAAAGAAAGCGAATCCAAAAGCAAAGTCGTTATCTTATTGACGGATGGGGTCAACAATACGGGGTACCAGTCACCTATGCTAGCTGCTAAAATTGCAAAGGAGTTTGGCATTAAGGTCTATACGATCGGCGTAGGAAGCATGGGAGAAACCCGAGCTCCGGTCAGTCGGCGAAGCGATGGGAAATATGTTTTAGGCTTGGTCAGGGTGGAAATTGATGAGGCATTGCTCCGCGAAATTGCGGAAATGACCGGTGGAAAATACTACCGCGCCGTAAATGAGCAAAGTCTGGAGCAAATTTATGCCTCTATTGATGAATTGGAAAAAACAAAAATTGAAGTGACTAGTTTTAAAAGATATAGCGAGGAATATCACTATTTTGCTTTTTGGGGCTTACTTTTTTTATTGTTAGAGGTCATTCTCAGGTATACGGTTTTACGAGCGATACCGTAA
- a CDS encoding VWA domain-containing protein — protein MFGLFENITFVNPIFFALLLLLPGIGWWYFRNYPQRYAPMRMSTLEGLENVQSIRGRLRSLLPILRVLSFIALVVALARPQRVLKEEEVIAEGIDISLAMDLSSSMLAQDFQPNRLEVSKRVAADFVRQRQYDRIGLVVFAGEAFTQCPLTTDHMVLNEFLSKLECGILEDGTAIGMGLATAVNRLKESESKSKVVILLTDGVNNTGYQSPMLAAKIAKEFGIRVYTIGVGSMGETQAPISQRSDGKYVLGLVKVEIDEALLQKIAELTGGKYYRAVNEQSLAQIYASIDELEKTKIEVTSFKRYSEEYHYFAFWGLVFLLLEVKLRYTVLRAIP, from the coding sequence ATGTTCGGATTATTCGAAAATATAACATTTGTTAACCCCATTTTCTTTGCCTTGCTATTGTTATTGCCGGGCATCGGCTGGTGGTATTTTCGCAATTACCCGCAACGCTACGCTCCGATGCGTATGTCAACCTTAGAAGGTTTGGAGAATGTGCAGTCTATCCGTGGCCGTTTGCGGTCTTTGCTGCCTATTTTGCGGGTATTGTCCTTTATAGCCCTGGTCGTCGCCTTGGCTCGACCACAACGCGTTCTTAAAGAAGAGGAAGTCATTGCTGAAGGCATTGATATTAGCCTGGCCATGGATCTATCTAGTAGCATGCTCGCCCAGGATTTTCAACCCAATCGCCTGGAAGTGAGCAAACGGGTCGCCGCCGACTTTGTTCGCCAACGCCAATACGACCGCATTGGGCTCGTCGTTTTTGCGGGCGAAGCCTTCACCCAGTGTCCACTGACCACCGACCACATGGTGCTGAATGAATTTTTGAGTAAATTGGAATGTGGCATTCTGGAAGATGGGACGGCTATCGGGATGGGGCTGGCAACTGCGGTCAACCGCCTGAAAGAAAGCGAATCCAAAAGCAAAGTCGTTATCTTATTGACGGATGGGGTCAACAATACGGGGTACCAGTCACCTATGCTAGCTGCTAAAATTGCAAAGGAGTTTGGCATTAGGGTCTATACCATCGGCGTAGGAAGCATGGGAGAAACCCAGGCGCCGATCAGTCAGCGAAGCGATGGGAAATATGTTTTAGGCTTGGTTAAAGTGGAGATTGACGAGGCATTGCTGCAAAAAATTGCGGAATTGACCGGTGGAAAATACTATCGCGCTGTAAATGAGCAAAGTTTGGCACAAATTTATGCCTCTATTGATGAATTGGAAAAAACAAAAATTGAAGTGACTAGTTTTAAAAGATATAGCGAGGAATATCACTATTTTGCTTTTTGGGGCTTAGTCTTTTTATTGCTAGAGGTAAAGCTTAGGTATACGGTGTTACGAGCGATACCGTAG
- a CDS encoding TetR/AcrR family transcriptional regulator, which yields MVSTEETIKEAAKKVFIRKGYAGARMADIAEEAGMNKALLHYYYRSKEKLFHIIFFEVIDVLLPKLKATITTGQSIEEKVTAFVSTYIDAIRANPYVPMFILHELSQEPERFVEIMKQRHVFPEIAQFIMGLMEEMEKGKIQSFHPLHFLMNMVSMCAFPFVAKPLLQAVSGMDEKSWDQLMDERKAEVSRFILSALEK from the coding sequence ATGGTATCAACAGAAGAAACTATCAAGGAAGCAGCCAAAAAAGTATTTATACGAAAAGGATACGCCGGTGCAAGGATGGCTGATATTGCAGAAGAGGCCGGAATGAACAAAGCACTGTTGCATTATTATTACCGCAGCAAGGAAAAGTTGTTCCATATTATATTTTTTGAAGTAATAGATGTGTTACTTCCGAAGTTGAAAGCAACGATCACTACTGGTCAATCCATTGAAGAAAAGGTAACGGCTTTCGTTTCGACTTATATCGATGCGATTCGGGCCAACCCCTATGTGCCTATGTTTATTTTGCATGAGTTGAGCCAAGAGCCTGAACGCTTTGTTGAAATCATGAAGCAAAGACATGTTTTTCCTGAAATAGCACAATTTATAATGGGGTTGATGGAAGAAATGGAAAAAGGTAAAATTCAGTCATTCCACCCTCTTCATTTTTTAATGAATATGGTATCTATGTGTGCCTTTCCTTTTGTTGCCAAGCCATTGTTGCAGGCTGTTAGTGGCATGGATGAGAAAAGCTGGGATCAATTAATGGATGAGCGGAAAGCAGAGGTGTCGCGGTTTATTTTGAGTGCTTTGGAGAAGTAA
- a CDS encoding DUF58 domain-containing protein, with protein METSELLKKVRKIEIKTKGLSRHIFSGEYHSAFKGRGMSFSEVRSYQFGDDVRNIDWNVTARAGEPFVKIFEEERELTVMLLIDVSRSSFFGTVNQLKNEILTEICAVLAFSAINNNDKVGVIFFSDQVEKYIPPKKGKQHILRIIRELIDFTPQHQGTDIGSTLQFFNNVLKKRSICFLLSDFMTEGYESALRIAARKHDIVGIHMVDPREEALPNVGLLRASDAETGAMRWIDTASAKVRAQYANWYEEHYQYFRTAFVKSGADAVSIRTNESYVNALLKFFKKRSH; from the coding sequence GTGGAAACGAGTGAACTACTAAAAAAAGTACGAAAAATTGAGATCAAGACCAAGGGCTTGAGTCGACATATCTTTTCTGGAGAGTACCATAGTGCTTTCAAGGGTCGGGGTATGTCTTTTAGTGAGGTAAGAAGCTATCAATTTGGAGACGATGTTCGGAATATTGATTGGAATGTAACGGCCAGAGCGGGAGAGCCCTTTGTGAAAATATTTGAAGAAGAACGGGAATTGACCGTTATGCTACTGATTGACGTCAGTCGGTCTTCCTTTTTTGGGACGGTCAATCAATTAAAAAATGAGATTTTAACCGAAATTTGTGCGGTATTGGCTTTTTCAGCCATTAATAATAATGATAAAGTAGGGGTCATCTTCTTCTCCGACCAGGTAGAGAAATACATTCCACCAAAAAAAGGAAAACAACATATCTTACGCATTATCCGGGAGTTGATTGATTTTACCCCTCAACATCAAGGGACCGACATCGGCAGCACGCTTCAATTCTTTAATAACGTGCTTAAAAAACGAAGCATCTGTTTTCTGCTATCCGATTTCATGACGGAGGGCTACGAGTCCGCCTTGCGAATTGCCGCCAGGAAACACGATATCGTTGGCATCCATATGGTGGATCCGCGGGAAGAAGCACTCCCTAATGTGGGTTTGCTTCGTGCCTCCGATGCAGAAACGGGCGCCATGCGGTGGATTGATACCGCTTCCGCCAAGGTAAGGGCCCAATATGCCAATTGGTATGAAGAACATTACCAATATTTTCGCACGGCCTTTGTCAAAAGTGGTGCTGATGCGGTTAGTATTCGCACCAATGAATCTTATGTGAATGCACTCCTAAAGTTTTTTAAAAAGCGGAGTCACTGA